A genomic stretch from Doryrhamphus excisus isolate RoL2022-K1 chromosome 23, RoL_Dexc_1.0, whole genome shotgun sequence includes:
- the hprt1 gene encoding hypoxanthine-guanine phosphoribosyltransferase, whose amino-acid sequence MAASSQCVVITDEEQGYDLDLFCIPKHYACDLERVYIPHGLILDRTERLAREIMKEMGGHHIVALCVLKGGYKFFADLLDYIKALNRNSDRSIPMTVDFIRLKSYCNDQSTGEIKVIGGDDLSTLTGKNVLIVEDIIDTGKTMKTLLQLLKQYKPKMVKVASLLVKRTPRSVGYRPDFVGFEVPDKFVVGYALDYNEYFRDLNHICVISETGKEKYKA is encoded by the exons ATGGCGGCATCCAGCCAGTGTGTTGTG ATCACTGATGAGGAGCAGGGTTatgatctggacctgttctgcatCCCAAAGCACTATGCATGTGACTTAGAGAGAGTCTACATCCCACACGGACTCATTCTGGACAG GACAGAAAGACTGGCCAGGGAGATTATGAAGGAAATGGGAGGGCATCACATTGTTGCCCTCTGCGTGCTGAAAGGAGGCTACAAGTTCTTTGCAGACCTGCTCGACTACATTAAGGCCCTGAACAGGAACAGCGACCGCTCCATCCCCATGACGGTGGACTTCATTCGTCTCAAGAGCTACTGT AATGACCAGTCGACAGGAGAAATCAAAGTCATCGGAGGAGATGACTTGTCTACTCTGACAGGCAAG AATGTCCTAATCGTGGAG GATATTATTGATACAGGGAAGACGATGAAGACATTATTGCAACTCCTCAAGCAGTACAAGCCCAAGATGGTGAAGGTGGCGAG TTTGTTGGTGAAGAGGACGCCGAGAAGTGTTGGCTACCGGCCAGACT TTGTCGGATTTGAGGTCCCTGACAAATTTGTGGTGGGTTATGCCCTAGACTACAACGAGTACTTCAGAGATctaaat
- the phf6 gene encoding PHD finger protein 6, whose amino-acid sequence MSGQRKGAAARLPKCAFCRTSREKDCGQLLVSDGQKVAAHHKCMLFSSALVSSHSDSENIGGFCIEDVKKEIKRGNKLMCSSCHRPGATIGCDVNSCRKTYHFYCAVKDKAQIKENPSQGIYLVYCRKHRDASRDGIEDEEEGVANDSDCSPPQSRGRGRFEKGRAKVRGQSEDARSTSSQAADEETSSHRERSPLRVSPGDSSQRCGFCHAGDEENVTRGVLHTDNSKKVAAHYKCMLFSSGTVQLTTTSRAEFGNFDVKTVIQEIKRGKRMKCTLCTQLGATIGCEIKACVKTYHYHCGLQDKAKYIENMARGIYKLYCKNHSGNEERDEEDEERENRSRERAATDHGGTPSTQVNGN is encoded by the exons ATGTCTGGACAGAGGAAGGGTGCTGCAGCCCGCCTGCCTAAATGTGCCTTCTGCCGAACCAGCCGGGAAAAAGACTGCGGGCAGCTGCTGGTGTCTGACGGCCAGAAGGTGGCAGCCCACCATAAGTGCATG CTTTTTTCCTCCGCCCTGGTCTCATCACACTCGGATAGTGAAAACATTGGAGGCTTTTGCATTGAGGACGTGAAGAAGGAGATCAAAAGGGGAAACAAATTG ATGTGCTCTTCCTGTCACCGGCCGGGTGCTACTATCGGCTGTGACGTGAATTCATGCCGGAAGACTTACCACTTTTACTGCGCTGTAAAGGACAAGGCCCAGATTAAAGAGAATCCATCACAAGGAATCTACCT AGTTTACTGCCGCAAACATCGAGATGCTTCAAGAGATGGCATTGAAG ATGAAGAGGAAGGTGTGGCTAATGACTCGGACTGCTCGCCTCCACAAAGTCGGGGCAGAGGAAGATTTGAGAAGGGTCGAGCCAAGGTTCGTGGCCAATCAGAAGACGCCCGCTCCACCTCCTCCCAGGCAGCAGACGAGGAGACTTCCTCACAC CGGGAAAGGTCGCCTCTTCGCGTCAGCCCGGGTGACAGCAGCCAGCGCTGCGGCTTTTGCCATGCTGGTGATGAAGAAAATGTAACCAGGGGCGTGCTTCATACCGATAACTCCAAAAAAGTGGCTGCACACTACAAGTGTatg CTGTTTTCATCTGGGACAGTTCAGCTGACGACCACGTCACGGGCAGAATTTGGGAACTTCGATGTGAAAACAGTCATCCAAGAGATTAAGCGAGGGAAAAGAATG aaatGCACGCTTTGCACCCAGCTCGGCGCAACCATTGGGTGCGAAATCAAAGCCTGTGTGAAGACCTACCACTATCACTGCGGCCTGCAGGACAAAGCCAAGTACATTGAAAACATGGCGCGCGGAATATACAA ACTTTATTGTAAGAACCACAGTGGCAATGAGGAGCgggatgaggaagatgaagaacGAGAGAATCGCAGTAGAGAAAGAGCAGCAACCGACCATGGAGGAACACCGTCTACGCAAGTCAATGGCAACTAG
- the cab39l1 gene encoding calcium binding protein 39, like 1, with translation MPFPFGKSQKSPAEIVRSLKENVAYMEKLDAGESKKCEKVAEETSKNLASLKEVLCGTGDKEPQTEAVAQLAQELYNTNLLISLIANLQRIDFEGKKDVVNLFSNIVRRQIGTRTPTVEYISTHQQILFMLLKGYESAEVALNCGIMLRECLRHEPLARTILFSEEFYCFFRYVELSTFDIASDAFASFKDLLTRHKLMCADFLETNYDRVFTEYEKLLHSENYVTKRQSLKLLGELLLDRHNFTVMTKYISRAENLKLMMNMLRDNSRNIQFEAFHVFKVFVANPNKTQPVLDILLKNQAKLVDFLSHFQTDRSEDEQFCDEKNYLIKQIRDLKRPTALEDA, from the exons ATGCCTTTTCCTTTTGGGAAATCTCAGAAGAGTCCAGCAGAAATAGTGAGGAGTTTAAAGGAAAATGTTGCCTACATGGAGAAGCTGGACGCTGGTGAAAGTAAAAAGTGTGAAAAG GTTGCAGAGGAAACTTCCAAAAATCTAGCTTCCCTGAAGGAGGTACTCTGTGGGACAGGCGACAAGGAGCCTCAGACGGAAGCAGTGGCTCAGCTCGCACAGGAGCTGTACAACACGAACCTCCTCATTTCACTCATTGCAAATCTGCAGAGGATTGACTTCGAG GGGAAGAAGGATGTGGTTAATCTGTTCAGTAACATTGTGAGACGACAGATTGGCACTCGTACTCCCACGGTGGAATACATCTCAACGCACCAACAGATCCTCTTCATGCTTCTGAAAGG CTACGAGAGTGCAGAAGTGGCGCTGAACTGTGGAATTATGCTGAGGGAGTGTCTCCGCCACGAGCCATTGGCGAGGACGATACTCTTCTCTGAAGAGTTCTACTGTTTCTTCCGATATGTGGAACTCTCCACCTTCGACATAGCCTCGGACGCTTTTGCATCATTCAAG GATCTCCTCACAAGACACAAGCTCATGTGTGCTGATTTCTTAGAGACCAATTATGACCGA GTGTTTACAGAATATGAGAAGCTCCTGCATTCTGAAAATTATGTCACCAAAAGACAGTCTTTGAAG CTCCTTGGAGAACTTCTGCTGGACAGACACAACTTCACCGTCATGACAAAGTACATCAGTCGAGCGGAGAACCTGAAGCTGATGATGAACATGCTGAGGGATAACAGTCGAAACATTCAGTTTGAAGCCTTCCACGTCTTCAAG GTATTTGTTGCAAACCCCAACAAGACTCAGCCGGTGCTGGACATTCTTCTTAAGAACCAGGCCAAGCTGGTGGACTTCCTGAGCCATTTCCAGACAGACAGATCAGAGGATGAGCAGTTCTGTGATGAGAAAAACTATCTGATCAAGCAGATCCGGGACTTGAAGAGGCCCACAGCGCTGGAGGATGCTTGA